The nucleotide sequence GCTACACCGCTGAATCCTCAGCACTTGCTGCGGCGCAGGCCGCGGCGTCGGTGGCCGCCTTCGAAACCGCATTCGCCATGACAGTGCCCCCGGCCGAGGTTGCGGCGAACCGAGCGCGGCTGGCGGCACTGATGGCGACCAACATCTTTGGGCAAAATGTGCCGGCTATCGCGGCTACCGAGGCACGTTACGGCGAGATGTGGGCCCAAGACGCGTCGGCCATGTACAGCTATGCGGCCTCTTGCGCGGGTGCCGTAAGACTGAATCCACTGACCCGGCCGTCGGAGACCACCAATCCGGGCGGGATCGCCAGCCAGGCGGCCGCGGTCAGCCACGCTGCCGCCTCTGTTTCGGTGCAGCAGGCGGGTTTCGAGAACCTGATCAGCACGGTCTCCGATGCCGTCATGAGCCTGTCGGCTCCCGTGACATCCTCACCGCATGTGACGTCACTCGGCGCTTTCATAGAGGACATCATCTTTCTGGATATTCCGCGGTTCGTAGAGTCCGCGTTTCACGGCCTGGGCGCGACCGCGGACTATGCCACCATGATCGCTGCCAATCTGCTGACCCTGCAGACCAGCGCCAATACCGCAACCTCCGCGGGCGGGGTCGCCCCGGCGGCCGCGGCGGGATCCGCACTGGCCCAAACGGTCACCTCCGCGGGCGTTGGCGATGCATCCTCGGTCGGTGCGCTGTCGGTGCCGGTGGGCTGGACTACCGCGGCACCGGCTGCGACCGGCGGCGCCGCCTCCCACGGCACGGGCTGGGCGGTTCCCGACGAGGACGTGCCGAGCCCGGCGGGGATGGTCGCCGGCACCAACGGTGCTGGTGCGCGGCCAGGCCCGCGGTACGGAGTCAAACCGAGGGTGATGCCGAAGAAAGTCCTCGTCTGAGCTGAACCTGGACTACGCAGCCGGCCGCTCCTACCGTTTGTTGATATGGGGCAACAACGACACCGGTGAGCGCTGATGTAGTAGCAAAAGGATTGGGATATGAGTTCGGTCATCGAAATCTCCCGCGACCACAACCCGTTCCCGCGGCTAGGGGTTTGCGTCGATCGCAACGGTGTCGCGCGCTACGACGAACTGCCGGCCACCCTGCTGGAAATGCTCGCCGAGCAGTTCGACAGCCGTCCCGACGCCATGGCGGTGATCGAAGTCGGTGGCGACCGGTTGACCTACCGCCAGTTGTGGTGCCGCGCATCGCGAGTGGCCGGAGGGCTGCGGGCCGACGGCCTGAAACCAGGTGACCGGGTGGCCGTGCGATACCCGGCGGGCATCAATTGGGTGCTGGCATTTTGGGGGGTACTGATGGCCGGGGGAATCGCGGTTGCGGTCAACACACGCTCGGCCCGCCCCGAGGTCGAATTCGTGCTAAACGACTGCGGGGCACGCATCGACCTGGCACCACAGGACGCGCTGCCCGATGGCGATCCGTATCTCACCGAGCAACTCGGCCCGCGTGATGTCGCAGCGCTGTTCTACACGTCGGGCACCACCGGACACCCCAAGGGCGTGCCAACGACTCACGAGGCGTTCCTGACCAACACCGAGAACGGGCTCAGATGTCTCGGATTGGCAACGGATCTCGGTGAGCAACTGCGCACCCTGATCACGGTGCCGTTGTTTCATGTGACAGGCTGCAACTCACAGCTGTTGACGGCCGCCCGGCTTGGCGGCGTCGCGGTGATCCTGCCTGCACTCGACCTTGACCAGGCGCTCGTAACGCTTCTCGCAGAGCGGATCTCGCTCCTGGTGACCGTCCCGGCGGTGTATTCTTTACTGCTGCGGCACAAGGATTTTGGCGCTGCCGATGTTTCGGGAGTCCGCCAGGTCTGCTACGGGGGTGCGCCGATAGCGCCGTCGCTGGTGCGGCGGGTGAAGGAAGCGTTTCCGCGGGCCACGGTGTTGAATGGATACGGCATGACGGAGTCCGCCTCGCTGATGACCGTGCTGCCCGACCCGGAGGCCGTCGAGCACGCCGATTCGGTCGGATATGCGGTTCCTTCGGTGGACCTGGGGGTAATTCCGTTGCGCGACGGCGGGACCGGTCCAGGTGGGCTGGTAGGCGAGCTGGTGGTGCGTGGCGCCAATGTGACGGCGGGCTACTGGAATCGGCCGGAGGCCACGTCGGCGACGATCGTGGACGGCTGGTTGCATACCGGTGACGTGGTCCGCGTCGACGATGCGGGTCGGGTGCACGTCATCGATCGACTCAAAGACATCATCAACCGGGGTGGGGAGAACGTCTCGAGTGTCGAGGTCGAATCCGTGTTGTTGTCCGCGCCCAGCATCGCCGACGCGTGTGTGTTGGCCGTGCCCGACGAGGTGATGGGGGAGAAGGTCGGAGCGGTGCTGTTCGGGGGCGCCGACCCGATCGATGTGGCCGCGGTGCTGCAACACTGTCGGGCCCAGCTCGCGGACTTCAAAGTCCCGCAATACGTGACCGTGGTGACCAATCCGTTGCCGCGCAACGCCGGAGGCAAGCTGCTCAAGGCCAAGCTTCGCGAGCAGATCCAGTGGGGCGCGGCCTTGCGGTGACTGACGCGCGCGCACGGCCCGCAGAAATTTTTTCGCCACAAGGCTCAATTCGGTGCGGTCGGCCGTGCCAAGGTGACACGCTCGAATGGACAGTGTTAGCGCTGTCGGCGTCGGCGTTAAGAAACCGTAAATGGATTCCTCGCCTTGCGTCTTTGGGCCGGAAGTGCGGGGGTGCATATCACTAGCCTTATCTCAGTGCACAGGAGCCAATCAGAAAATAATCAGAAAGTGTTCAGCAAATGTACAGGAAATTCGGTCGCGGCACTGAGCCGGAATGTTTCACAAGGAAGGAGCAATAGATGTCTTTTCTGACTACACAGCCCGAAGAGCTGGCCGCAGCGGCGGGCAAGCTGGAGACCATCGGTGCGACGATGGATGCGGAGAACGTGGCCGCCGTGGCTCCGACCACGACCGGAGTCATTCCCGCGGCAGCAGACGAGGTGTCGGCGCTGCAGGCGTCACTGTTCACCGCCTACGGAACCCTGTATCAGCAGGTCAGCGCCGAGGCGGCGACCCTCTACGACATGTTCGTCAGAACGCTCGGGGTCAGCGCTGGCACCTATGCGGCCGCAGAGACGGCCAATTCGTCGGCGGCCGCCTCTCCGTTGTCGGGGATCATCGACGCGCTCGGCGCATCGACGCCCGCATCAGACATCGCGAACATCGTGAATATCGGGGCGGGGAACTGGGCCTCGGCTTCGTCGGACTTGCTCGCGCTGGCTGGTGGCGGCTTGCTTCCGGCCGCGGTTCAGGCTGCCGAAGGCGATGTCGCGCAAGCCGCCGGCAGCGCGGAATCCGCCGCTGCGGCGGCCGGGGCCGCCTCACTCGGCGAGGCCCCGATCGTGGCCGGTGTGGGCGGGGTGTCGGCCATGTCCGCGGCATCCGCGTCGCCCAGTTGGGCCGGGCAGGCGACCTTGGTCTCCAGTACGAGTGCCGGCGCCCTGCGGGGCGCGGGCTGGACGGTTCCGGCGCCACAAGCAGCGCCGGGAACCGTCATTCCCGGAATGCCGGGACTGGCCGCGGCTACTCGCAATAGCGCGGGATTCGGCGCCCCACGCTACGGCGTCAAACCCATCGTCATGCCAAAACCGGCGGCCGTCTAGCAAACGAATAACTAGACCACTGCCAGCAACCAAGAACGCCGAATTTCGGATAATCAGGGGATAGGAAAAATGGATTTCGGAGCTTTACCACCTGAGATCAACTCCACACGCATGTACGCGGGCGCGGGTGCGACACCAATGATGGCCGCGGCGGCGGCGTGGAACCGGCTGGCCGTCGAGTTGGGTACCACGGCCGCCTCCTTCGAATCGGTGGTCACCCAGCTGACCACCGAACAATGGATGGGGCCGGCATCCACGTCGATGGCGGTCGCGGTTCAGCCGTACCTGGCGTGGCTGACCTATACGGCGGAATCCGCGGCACACGCAGGTGCGCAAGCCACGGCATCGGCGGCCGCGTTTGAGGCGGCGTTTGCCGCGACGGTTCCCCCGGCCGCAGTGGCGGCCAACCGGGCGCAGTTGGCGATGCTGGTATCGACGAACATCCTGGGCCAGAACACGCCCGCCATCGCGGCCACCGAGGCCCAGTACGGCGAGATGTGGGCGCAGGACGCGTTGGCGATGTACGGGTACGCGGCGTCCTCGGCGGCCGCCGGCACGCTGAATCCTTTGACCACGCCCGCGCAGATCGCCA is from Mycobacterium marinum and encodes:
- a CDS encoding PPE family protein, coding for MDFGALPPEINSARMYFGAGAAPLLGAAAAWNDIAVELSTAASAIESVITRLSSDQWLGTASLSMAAAAQPLLAWLSYTAESSALAAAQAAASVAAFETAFAMTVPPAEVAANRARLAALMATNIFGQNVPAIAATEARYGEMWAQDASAMYSYAASCAGAVRLNPLTRPSETTNPGGIASQAAAVSHAAASVSVQQAGFENLISTVSDAVMSLSAPVTSSPHVTSLGAFIEDIIFLDIPRFVESAFHGLGATADYATMIAANLLTLQTSANTATSAGGVAPAAAAGSALAQTVTSAGVGDASSVGALSVPVGWTTAAPAATGGAASHGTGWAVPDEDVPSPAGMVAGTNGAGARPGPRYGVKPRVMPKKVLV
- a CDS encoding class I adenylate-forming enzyme family protein; this encodes MSSVIEISRDHNPFPRLGVCVDRNGVARYDELPATLLEMLAEQFDSRPDAMAVIEVGGDRLTYRQLWCRASRVAGGLRADGLKPGDRVAVRYPAGINWVLAFWGVLMAGGIAVAVNTRSARPEVEFVLNDCGARIDLAPQDALPDGDPYLTEQLGPRDVAALFYTSGTTGHPKGVPTTHEAFLTNTENGLRCLGLATDLGEQLRTLITVPLFHVTGCNSQLLTAARLGGVAVILPALDLDQALVTLLAERISLLVTVPAVYSLLLRHKDFGAADVSGVRQVCYGGAPIAPSLVRRVKEAFPRATVLNGYGMTESASLMTVLPDPEAVEHADSVGYAVPSVDLGVIPLRDGGTGPGGLVGELVVRGANVTAGYWNRPEATSATIVDGWLHTGDVVRVDDAGRVHVIDRLKDIINRGGENVSSVEVESVLLSAPSIADACVLAVPDEVMGEKVGAVLFGGADPIDVAAVLQHCRAQLADFKVPQYVTVVTNPLPRNAGGKLLKAKLREQIQWGAALR
- a CDS encoding PPE family protein, SVP subgroup yields the protein MSFLTTQPEELAAAAGKLETIGATMDAENVAAVAPTTTGVIPAAADEVSALQASLFTAYGTLYQQVSAEAATLYDMFVRTLGVSAGTYAAAETANSSAAASPLSGIIDALGASTPASDIANIVNIGAGNWASASSDLLALAGGGLLPAAVQAAEGDVAQAAGSAESAAAAAGAASLGEAPIVAGVGGVSAMSAASASPSWAGQATLVSSTSAGALRGAGWTVPAPQAAPGTVIPGMPGLAAATRNSAGFGAPRYGVKPIVMPKPAAV